Proteins co-encoded in one Nonlabens agnitus genomic window:
- a CDS encoding thioredoxin family protein, whose amino-acid sequence MRKILPAAIAAILLTACGSQKEATTTSTSEAKTVATVEMTKPEAQMATMVNGNLQGVASLKDFQSEPFSSWFTPRYEDYTPDAAVVSELKSEMKDVSIRAYMGTWCGDSKRETPKFFKLLDAVGYDQNNLTMVTVDRSKREPADLVNGYDISRVPTFIFYRDGEELGRFVEYPRETLEQDILKIVSGQDYKHSYQN is encoded by the coding sequence ATGAGAAAAATACTACCTGCAGCCATAGCTGCCATATTACTTACCGCTTGTGGTTCTCAAAAAGAAGCAACCACAACCAGCACTAGCGAGGCTAAAACTGTAGCCACTGTAGAAATGACAAAACCAGAAGCACAAATGGCCACGATGGTCAACGGCAACCTGCAAGGCGTTGCGTCTTTGAAAGATTTCCAGAGTGAGCCATTCAGCTCTTGGTTTACACCTAGATATGAAGACTACACACCAGATGCCGCAGTGGTGTCAGAATTGAAATCGGAGATGAAGGATGTAAGCATACGTGCCTATATGGGAACTTGGTGTGGAGATTCTAAAAGGGAAACTCCTAAGTTTTTCAAGCTTTTGGATGCCGTTGGATATGATCAAAACAATCTTACCATGGTCACAGTAGACCGTTCCAAAAGAGAACCGGCAGATCTTGTCAACGGTTATGACATTAGCAGGGTTCCAACGTTTATCTTCTATAGAGATGGTGAAGAGTTGGGTCGCTTTGTGGAATACCCGCGAGAGACTTTGGAACAGGACATTTTAAAAATCGTCAGCGGTCAGGATTATAAACATTCCTACCAAAACTAA
- a CDS encoding cupin domain-containing protein translates to MDKINLAEKFDLFQETWTPKIISELNGQQVKLAKLHGEFVWHNHEQEDELFYVVKGILKIRFRACLPDRQESEVILHPGEMIVVPAGVDHLPIAEEEVHVMLIEPAAIKHTGNVQHELTKEQLDWI, encoded by the coding sequence ATGGACAAAATAAATCTAGCTGAAAAATTTGATCTATTCCAAGAAACATGGACGCCTAAAATCATTAGCGAACTCAATGGGCAGCAAGTCAAGCTTGCCAAATTGCACGGTGAGTTTGTTTGGCACAATCATGAGCAGGAAGATGAACTTTTTTATGTGGTAAAAGGAATTTTGAAAATTCGCTTTCGCGCCTGCCTGCCGGACAGGCAGGAAAGCGAGGTCATTCTTCATCCAGGTGAAATGATTGTGGTTCCTGCAGGTGTGGATCATTTACCAATAGCAGAAGAGGAAGTTCATGTGATGCTTATTGAACCGGCTGCCATTAAACACACAGGAAACGTGCAACATGAACTGACTAAGGAGCAACTGGACTGGATCTAG
- the map gene encoding type I methionyl aminopeptidase, which yields MIVTKTKEELEIMRQAALMVSKTLGMIAAEIKPGVTSQRLDNLAEQYIRDNGAIPGFKGLYDCPSTLLISPNEEVVHGLPKDVAIKDGDVLSIDCGAIVDGFYGDHAYTFTVGEVPEETKLLLERTKNSLYIGIEQFRLGNRVGDVGYAIQEYCEGFGYGVVRELVGHGLGRVMHEDPQMPNYGKRGRGKKFVEGMTVAIEPMINMGTKSIKHFPDGWTIKTRDGKPSAHFEHDVAIVDGEPRLLSTFDYVHEVLGITSNEEDPYRWKE from the coding sequence ATGATAGTTACCAAAACCAAAGAAGAGCTAGAAATCATGCGCCAGGCGGCGTTGATGGTAAGTAAAACCCTAGGTATGATCGCGGCAGAGATTAAACCTGGCGTGACCTCGCAACGACTGGACAACCTAGCGGAACAATACATTAGAGACAATGGTGCCATTCCAGGATTTAAGGGGTTGTACGATTGTCCCAGCACGCTGCTGATCAGCCCTAACGAAGAGGTGGTTCATGGATTGCCCAAGGATGTGGCGATCAAGGATGGTGATGTACTATCCATTGACTGCGGCGCAATTGTGGACGGTTTTTATGGCGACCATGCGTACACTTTTACGGTTGGTGAGGTCCCGGAAGAGACTAAGTTGCTTCTCGAGCGTACCAAGAACTCCTTATATATAGGTATCGAGCAATTCCGTTTAGGGAATCGTGTGGGCGATGTAGGTTATGCGATCCAGGAATATTGTGAAGGTTTTGGTTATGGTGTGGTGCGTGAATTGGTAGGACATGGTTTGGGACGTGTGATGCATGAAGATCCCCAAATGCCTAACTACGGGAAACGTGGTCGCGGTAAAAAGTTTGTAGAAGGAATGACCGTCGCCATTGAACCTATGATCAATATGGGAACCAAAAGCATCAAGCATTTCCCAGATGGCTGGACCATCAAAACCCGTGACGGTAAGCCCAGCGCACACTTTGAGCATGATGTGGCTATCGTTGACGGCGAGCCTAGGTTATTGAGTACGTTTGATTATGTGCACGAGGTTTTGGGAATTACTTCAAATGA
- a CDS encoding BaiN/RdsA family NAD(P)/FAD-dependent oxidoreductase, translating to MILECFSNTIIIGGGAAGFFTAINLAEQRPDLSITILERGKDVLQKVRISGGGRCNVTHAEFDPKPLTGNYPRGEKELLGPFHKFMTGDTIAWFADRGVELKIEDDGRMFPITDSSQTIIDCFLSLAKKHHIQVLTSQNVMALERHDHWKVITKTDEFTCDHLVVTAGSSPKIWEMMKCLGHTIVDAVPSLFTFNIVDKAITDLAGIALEARVEVPQLQLESQGPLLITHWGFSGPAILKMSAWGAVQLHNSNYKFDVAINWLNYISQEECYEMLLAKRDDSKKQISNDRLYEIPKRLWNYLVHSLNLEDKTWAECSNQILKELAITLTASVFKVDGKSTFKEEFVTAGGIDLKEVDFRTFASRKQENLYFAGEILNIDAITGGFNFQNAWTGGWMVAQAISQS from the coding sequence GTGATTCTTGAATGCTTCTCTAACACAATTATCATCGGCGGTGGCGCGGCAGGCTTCTTTACAGCCATTAACCTCGCCGAGCAGCGTCCGGATCTTTCCATCACCATATTAGAACGTGGTAAGGACGTGCTTCAAAAAGTACGTATTTCTGGCGGTGGACGATGCAACGTCACTCATGCCGAATTCGATCCAAAACCATTGACAGGCAATTATCCGCGAGGTGAAAAAGAACTGCTGGGACCATTCCACAAATTTATGACCGGCGACACCATTGCCTGGTTTGCAGATCGTGGCGTGGAACTCAAAATAGAGGACGATGGCCGCATGTTTCCCATCACAGATTCTTCTCAGACTATCATCGATTGCTTTCTTAGTCTGGCCAAAAAACACCATATTCAAGTATTGACCTCACAAAATGTAATGGCGCTAGAGCGACATGACCATTGGAAAGTGATTACCAAAACCGACGAATTCACTTGCGATCATCTAGTCGTTACGGCTGGTAGCAGCCCAAAGATTTGGGAGATGATGAAGTGCTTAGGTCATACCATTGTAGATGCCGTGCCGTCACTCTTTACCTTTAATATAGTTGACAAAGCCATTACAGACCTTGCTGGTATTGCACTGGAAGCTCGTGTTGAAGTGCCGCAGTTACAACTAGAATCTCAAGGACCGCTGTTGATTACGCATTGGGGATTTTCTGGACCGGCCATTCTCAAAATGAGCGCTTGGGGCGCAGTGCAGCTTCATAATTCCAACTACAAATTTGACGTGGCCATCAACTGGCTCAATTATATTTCGCAAGAAGAATGTTACGAGATGCTGCTCGCCAAACGTGACGATAGTAAAAAGCAGATTTCCAACGATCGGTTGTATGAGATTCCAAAAAGGCTCTGGAATTACTTGGTTCACAGCTTGAATTTAGAAGACAAGACCTGGGCCGAATGTTCCAACCAGATCCTAAAAGAATTAGCTATTACTCTAACCGCAAGTGTTTTTAAAGTCGATGGAAAAAGTACCTTTAAGGAAGAATTTGTTACTGCCGGCGGCATTGATTTAAAAGAAGTGGACTTTAGAACTTTTGCGAGCCGCAAGCAGGAAAACCTCTATTTTGCTGGCGAGATATTAAATATTGACGCCATTACCGGCGGCTTTAACTTCCAAAACGCCTGGACCGGTGGCTGGATGGTGGCGCAGGCGATTTCTCAATCTTAA
- the gpmI gene encoding 2,3-bisphosphoglycerate-independent phosphoglycerate mutase: protein MNKKTMLMILDGWGITQDPKVSAIAQANTPYIDSLYDKYPHATLRTDGENVGLPDGQMGNSEVGHMNLGAGRIVYQDLAKINKAVRENSLKDEQVLVDAFAFAKANSKKVHFAGLVSDGGVHAHINHLKALIDAALDYGLEDLFVHAFTDGRDVDPKSGAGFLEELEQHIAQTPAQIASVIGRYFAMDRDQRWERVAKAYHLMTDGMGAPSHDVVASVRESYASGLTDEFIEPIVALNGGEPVAKVESGDVVIFFNYRTDRGRELTDMLSQRDFHEQNAHKLDLYYVTMTTYDENFKDIKVIFEKPNLKNTLGEILSGAGKKQIRIAETEKYPHVTFFFNGGEEKPFDGEERIMCKSPKVATYDLQPEMSIDCVSGKIIPEIKKQYADFICLNFANPDMVGHTGSMEAAVAACEAVDHAAQQVIDAAVDNGYTVIVIADHGNCEVMINPDGSVNTAHTTNPVPLILVDQDIKSIKDGVLGDIAPTILKLIGVEQPAEMTQKPLI from the coding sequence GTGAATAAGAAAACCATGCTCATGATCCTGGACGGTTGGGGAATCACTCAAGATCCCAAGGTCAGCGCGATCGCACAGGCAAACACGCCATATATAGACAGTCTTTACGATAAATATCCACACGCCACGCTACGCACAGATGGCGAGAATGTTGGCCTGCCAGACGGCCAGATGGGCAATAGCGAGGTAGGTCACATGAACCTGGGCGCTGGTCGCATCGTGTATCAGGACCTTGCCAAAATCAATAAAGCCGTTCGAGAAAATAGTCTTAAAGATGAACAAGTGCTGGTGGATGCATTCGCTTTCGCGAAAGCGAACTCCAAAAAAGTACATTTTGCAGGATTGGTATCAGATGGTGGCGTTCACGCACACATCAACCACTTGAAAGCATTAATCGATGCTGCGCTGGATTATGGGCTGGAAGATCTTTTTGTACACGCCTTTACAGACGGTCGCGATGTGGACCCAAAATCTGGAGCTGGATTTCTGGAAGAGTTGGAACAGCACATTGCACAGACACCGGCACAAATCGCTAGCGTCATAGGTAGATATTTTGCCATGGATCGTGACCAGCGATGGGAACGCGTAGCCAAGGCCTACCACCTAATGACCGATGGTATGGGCGCGCCCAGCCATGATGTGGTCGCATCAGTACGTGAGAGTTATGCGTCTGGATTGACAGATGAGTTTATTGAACCCATTGTCGCTTTAAATGGAGGCGAACCGGTCGCCAAGGTAGAAAGCGGCGATGTAGTCATCTTCTTCAATTACCGTACAGATCGTGGTCGTGAGTTGACAGACATGCTATCCCAACGCGATTTTCATGAGCAAAATGCGCACAAACTGGACTTGTACTATGTGACGATGACGACCTATGATGAAAACTTCAAGGACATCAAGGTCATTTTTGAAAAACCAAATTTGAAAAACACCTTAGGCGAGATCCTATCGGGTGCAGGAAAGAAACAAATACGCATTGCAGAAACCGAGAAGTATCCTCATGTAACCTTCTTTTTTAATGGTGGTGAAGAGAAACCCTTTGACGGCGAGGAGCGCATCATGTGTAAATCACCCAAGGTGGCTACCTATGACCTACAACCAGAAATGTCCATCGATTGCGTTTCAGGAAAAATAATCCCTGAAATCAAAAAACAATATGCCGATTTCATTTGTTTGAACTTTGCAAATCCTGACATGGTAGGACATACAGGAAGTATGGAAGCTGCCGTTGCCGCCTGTGAAGCGGTAGACCATGCAGCACAACAAGTAATTGACGCTGCCGTTGATAATGGTTATACGGTGATTGTGATTGCAGATCATGGGAATTGTGAAGTGATGATCAATCCTGATGGTAGTGTAAACACAGCGCATACGACTAATCCTGTACCGCTTATTCTGGTAGATCAAGATATTAAGTCGATAAAAGATGGTGTTTTGGGCGATATTGCGCCTACCATTTTAAAATTGATAGGCGTTGAACAGCCAGCAGAAATGACACAAAAACCTTTAATATAA